One segment of Brachionichthys hirsutus isolate HB-005 unplaced genomic scaffold, CSIRO-AGI_Bhir_v1 contig_646, whole genome shotgun sequence DNA contains the following:
- the LOC137913992 gene encoding stomatin-like protein 2, mitochondrial, which yields MLRTLCRAGGALLQQTQRTGPRLWVTPAQQRWASTLPMNTVVLFVPQQEAWVVERMGRFHRILEPGLNFLIPVLDRIRYVQSLKEIVIDVPEQSAVSLDNVTLQIDGVLYLRILDPFKASYGVEDPEYAVTQLAQTTMRSELGKLTLDKVFRERESLNANIVHSINQASDEWGIRCLRYEIKDIHVPPRVKESMQMQVEAERKKRATVLESEGTRESAINIAEGRKQAQILASEGEKAEKINEAAGEAQAVLAKAEAKSKAIRLLSAALTERNGNAAASLTVAEQYVSAFSNLAKESNTILLPTNTGDMSGMVSQAMAIYGTLAKTSLKSAPEAVEENSVKLANESSATDENRPYE from the exons ATGCTGCGGACGCTGTGTCGCGCCGGCGGGGCTCTCCTGCAG CAAACCCAGAGGACCGGGCCGAGGTTGTGGGTTACGCCAGCCCAGCAGCGATGGGCATCCACTCTGCCCATGAACACTGTGGTCTTGTTTGTGCCCCAACAGGAAGCCTGGGTGGTTGAGAGAATGGGCCGATTCCACCGAATCTTAGAGCCG GGCTTAAACTTCCTCATACCTGTTCTCGACAGAATTCGTTATGTGCAAAGTCTCAAAGAGATTGTCATTGATGTCCCGGAGCAGTCCGCAGTGTCTCTCG ATAACGTCACGCTACAGATTGACGGAGTTCTTTATTTAAGGATCCTCGACCCCTTTAAG GCCAGTTATGGCGTTGAGGATCCGGAGTATGCTGTCACACAGTTGGCACAGACCACCATGCGCTCAGAATTGGGCAAACTCACGCTGGACAAAGTGTTCAGA GAGCGGGAGTCTCTCAACGCCAACATCGTTCACTCCATCAACCAGGCTTCTGATGAATGGGGAATCCGTTGCCTCCGCTATGAAATCAAGGATATTCATGTTCCGCCTCGTGTTAAAGAATCCATGCAGATGCAG GTGGAGGCTGAGCGCAAGAAGAGAGCCACAGTACTGGAGTCTGAGGGGACGAGGGAATCGGCCATTAACATCGCAGAGGGTCGTAAACAAGCCCAGATTCTGGCCTCGGAGGGGGAAAAAGCAGAGAAGATAAATGAAGCTGCTG GTGAGGCGCAGGCAGTTTTGGCCAAAGCAGAGGCGAAATCAAAAGCTATTCGTCTTTTGTCAGCGGCTCTGACGGAGCGG AATGGAAACGCCGCAGCCTCTTTAACGGTGGCCGAGCAGTACGTCTCTGCCTTCTCCAACCTTGCCAAAGAGTCCAACACCATTCTTCTGCCCACCAATACCGGTGACATGAGCGGAATGGTCTCTCAG GCTATGGCCATTTATGGAACGCTGGCGAAGACGAGCTTAAAGTCGGCACCAGAAGCAGTGGAGGAGAACAGCGTCAAGCTTGCAAATGAATCATCAGCGACTGATGAAAACAGACCTTATGAATAA
- the LOC137913993 gene encoding GPI ethanolamine phosphate transferase 3-like: MKGLRLLSLLLWLCSVYYVGIYLFVGGFLLVRLEVNRTSTCGDVLQPADELRDFCHARPRFRRAVLLIVDALRIDFTRFDPNNVAPLPFENKLPVLEEMVTFRPSHCRLYPFRADPPTTTMQRIKGFTTGSLPTFVDVGNNFASSAILEDNLIHQFGNAGKRVVFMGDDTWESLFPKRFHRSLPFPSFNVKDLHTVDNGILQHLYTTMVGGDWDVVVAHFLGVDHCGHRFGSDHPAMADKLTQMDGVIRSVIDRVENDTLLVVMGDHGMTDSGDHGGESQKETDAALFLYSPSSLFPPSSQSEPTVVPQTDLVPTLALLLGVPIPYSNLGQVLLPVFPSLGHTDGVGGRLSQLEALWINAKQVNRFLETYSGIAKDIPPESLSHLKDEFSRLSSEYLTAVGGTRTPSPQLAASLQAYLASVRDTCRATWAKFNPLKMAAGLVILAFACLMCFTLSELSHLLIRENVSVLKALLSAALMAGALVAAGQRLTLGYVEVAWCLAAAALSSELIFLWRTLQAGATTAAKNGCKTFKSASWLTPGCLLAPQLLVALLRCASLLSDSYVIAEGRAVTFLVLSLAIYIPIRLNWDGLLSPPSPDPLKAAGLLPSAASPPLVLRKESSTLLTCVGLLVGSLYLSLSFHGCREEQGSCQPSPFLTPLSRLQDNQLKNLHYVLSVSSLGVWTYLLRCCLRHYGNLNSSGGTAFTARWILPMLAVCLGLYWAVSATSEDSFRNLSELISLAQLVLPRSAFFLLGLGLLLIWIDPLTVFVKTRAAATARGASLPRPRYRASTGISPQAELHHLIPQIYQRMRRSLEDGELSEANEVGSRPAVEAYGLGTVYSAPLLLLCGLLGIGLLLLHPEGMALSFLLMLLQMGALLHIHASSTTLCSLHGTQSGGFNVPWIPVVLWSLAATQFFHATGHLPTFPSIQWNAAFVGFPHGHTSNILPASLVTLNTFASHILFAVGCPLLLFWPLVCEARGSRGRVCGEEGEDAVMEMKLRENPQQFSAALLQLSTRYLFILGAQVFASVCAAAILRRHLMVWKVFAPKLMFEASGFLVSSFSLLIGVTLVLRVDGAVGRWFKRLVPDASR, from the exons ATGAAGGGGCTACGCTTgctgtccctcctcctctggctgtGTTCGGTGTACTATGTAGGCATCTACTTGTTCGTGGGCGGGTTCCTGTTGGTGAGGTTGGAGGTGAACCGGACCAGCACCTGCGGAGacgtgctgcagcctgcagacgaGCTGCGGGACTTCTGCCACGCACGGCCGCGATTCCGCAGGGCTGTTCTCCTCATCGTCGACGCTCTGAGGATCGACTTCACCCGGTTCGACCCCAACAACGTGGCGCCCCTACCCTTTGAAAACAAGCTTCCTGTGCTGGAGGAGATGGTCACATTCAGGCCCTCCCACTGCCGCCTGTACCCTTTCCGGGCTGATCCGCCTACGACCACCATGCAGAGGATTAAGGGCTTCACCACCGGCTCCTTGCCTACTTTTGTGGATGTCGGCAACAACTTCGCATCCAGTGCCATCTTGGAGGACAACCTCATCCATCAATTTGGGAATGCTG GCAAACGAGTGGTGTTCATGGGCGATGACACTTGGGAGAGTCTTTTTCCGAAAAGGTTCCATCGCTCTCTGCCCTTCCCTTCTTTCAATGTCAAGGATCTGCATACGGTCGACAACGGGATCCTCCAGCACCTCTACACAACCA TGGTGGGGGGCGACTGGGATGTTGTAGTTGCTCATTTCCTCGGCGTGGATCACTGCGGCCACAGATTTGGCTCTGACCACCCGGCCATGGCTGACAAGCTCACCCAGATGGATGGAGTCATCAG GTCGGTCATTGATCGTGTGGAGAATGACACGCTCTTGGTGGTGATGGGAGATCATGGGATGACGGACAGCGGAGATCATGGTGGAGAAAGTCAGAAGGAGACCGACGCAGCGCTCTTCCTCTACagtccttcctctcttttccccCCTTCTTCCCAG AGTGAACCGACCGTGGTACCTCAGACAGACCTGGTGCCCACcctggctctgctgctgggaGTTCCCATCCCATACAGCAATCTAGGACAGGTTCTCCTGCCTGTATTCCCCTCCCTTGGACATACAGACGGTGTAGGTGGACGTCTCAGCCAGCTGGAGGCGCTGTGGATCAATGCAAAGCAG GTCAACCGTTTCCTAGAGACGTACTCTGGCATCGCCAAAGACATCCCACCAGAGAGCCTCTCCCACCTGAAGGATGAATTCTCCCGCCTCTCCTCCGAGTACCTCACCGCTGTCGGAGGGACCCGAACGCCTTCGCCACAGCTGGCCGCCTCCCTGCAGGCCTATCTCGCCTCCGTCAGAGACACCTGCCGAGCCACCTGGGCTAAATTCAACCCACTCAAGATGGCTGCTGGTTTAGTCATCCTTGCATTTGCCTGCCTGATGTGCTTTACGCTTTCTGAACTGTCTCATTTGCTGATCAGGGAGAACGTTTCGGTATTAAAGGCGCTGCTTAGCGCAGCCCTTATGGCGGGTGCTCTTGTGGCCGCTGGCCAGCGGCTCACGCTGGGCTACGTGGAGGTGGCGTGGTGCCTGGCGGCTGCTGCTCTGAGCTCCGAGCTTATTTTCCTCTGGAGGACTTTGCAGGCCGGAGCTACCACTGCAGCAAAAAATGGATGTAAAACCTTCAAGTCTGCGAGCTGGCTGACCCCGGGCTGCCTGCTCGCTCCCCAGCTCTTGGTGGCGCTGCTCCGTTGTGCCTCCCTGCTCTCAGACAGCTACGTGATTGCAGAAGGCCGTGCCGTGACCTTTCTGGTGTTGTCTCTGGCCATCTACATTCCCATCCGTCTCAACTGGGATGGCCTGCTGTCACCCCCCAGCCCTGACCCACTGAAGGCTGCGGGGCTCCTGCCTTCTGCAGCTTCCCCCCCGTTGGTATTGAGAAAGGAAAGCAGCACCCTTCTCACCTGCGTGGGGCTGCTCGTTGGCagcctctatctctctctctcctttcatgGCTGCCGGGAAGAACAAGGCTCTTGCCAGCCGTCGCCGTTCCTCACGCCACTTTCCAGACTGCAGGACAACCAGCTGAAGAACCTCCATTATgtcctgtctgtctcctccctGGGCGTGTGGACATATCTACTGAGATGCTGCCTCCGTCACTATGGTAACCTCAACTCCTCAGGGGGGACGGCGTTTACAGCCCGATGGATCCTACCAATGCTCGCTGTTTGCCTGGGGCTCTACTGGGCCGTTAGTGCCACTTCGGAAGACAGCTTTCGGAATCTGTCTGAACTGATCAGCCTGGCCCAGCTGGTCCTCCCAAGGAGCGCCTTCTTTCTCCTGGGGCTGGGGCTGCTGCTGATCTGGATAGATCCTCTCACTGTGTTTGTGAAGACCAGGGCAGCGGCTACGGCCAGAGGTGCATCGCTGCCCCGACCCCGCTACCGAGCCAGCACGGGCATCAGTCCCCAAGCTGAGCTGCACCACCTCATCCCCCAGATTTACCAGCGCATGCGCCGTTCCCTGGAAGACGGAGAGCTGAGCGAGGCGAACGAGGTGGGCAGCAGACCCGCTGTGGAGGCTTACGGCCTCGGGACCGTCTActctgctcctttgctgctgctctgcggcCTGTTGGGGATCGGCCTGTTGCTCTTGCACCCAGAGGGCATGGCACTGTCcttcctcctgatgctgctTCAAATGGGAGCTCTGTTGCATATTCACGCCTCCTCCACGACCCTCTGTAGCCTGCATGGAACACAATCTG GTGGTTTTAATGTGCCATGGATTCCGGTAGTGCTGTGGTCTCTGGCTGCCACTCAGTTCTTCCATGCTACAGGTCACCTCCCCACCTTCCCCTCCATCCAGTGGAACGCTGCCTTTGTGGGATTCCCACATGGACACACAAGCAATATACTCCCCGCCTCACTGGTTACGCTCAACACTTTTGCCTCACACATCTTATTTGCAG TGGGTTGTCCATTGCTACTGTTCTGGCCACTGGTGTGTGAAGCGCGTGGCAGCAGGGGAAGAGTGTGCGGGGAAGAGGGAGAGGACGCTGTGATGGAGATGAAACTGAGAGAAAACCCCCAGCAGTTCAGCGCTGCTCTCCTGCAACTCTCAACACGCTACCTCTTCATCCTGGGAGCACAG GTCTTTGCTTCAGTTTGTGCAGCTGCTATCCTCAGGAGACACCTCATGGTGTGGAAAGTTTTCGCACCCAA GTTAATGTTTGAAGCATCGGGGTTCCTCGTGAGCAGCTTTTCCCTGCTGATCGGGGTCACACTGGTGCTTAGAGTAGACGGAGCCGTGGGCCGCTGGTTCAAGAGACTTGTCCCAGATGCCTCCAGGTAG